Proteins co-encoded in one Chloroflexota bacterium genomic window:
- a CDS encoding MFS transporter — translation MGRTAFRGISAALVGLLLVAVVRGWAYAALVTFVPVFVSPDRPDPVRAGIVLSAYLVGHAVGAFAGGVSTDRFGVRRILAVSSLVMIPAMLAFGLLPFGPWHIPLGAVMGAFLGAGFTPTVVMVQRLLPGHMGAASGVVLGLSFGAGAVGNYVTGIIGDAAGLNVAFAGMALAQLVVLAVLPWMPRREQVEPSPASA, via the coding sequence GTGGGGCGGACCGCGTTTCGTGGGATTTCGGCGGCGCTCGTCGGACTTTTGCTGGTGGCCGTGGTGCGCGGCTGGGCCTACGCCGCGCTCGTGACCTTCGTCCCCGTTTTCGTGTCGCCCGACCGGCCGGACCCCGTGCGCGCGGGCATCGTGCTTTCGGCGTATCTGGTCGGCCACGCGGTGGGCGCCTTCGCTGGCGGCGTCTCCACCGACCGCTTCGGCGTGCGCCGGATTCTCGCCGTGTCATCCCTGGTGATGATTCCTGCGATGCTGGCCTTCGGGCTCCTGCCCTTCGGCCCGTGGCACATTCCGCTCGGCGCGGTGATGGGGGCATTCCTTGGCGCCGGTTTCACGCCCACGGTCGTGATGGTGCAGCGGCTGCTGCCGGGTCACATGGGCGCGGCCAGCGGCGTCGTACTCGGCCTGTCCTTCGGCGCCGGCGCCGTGGGGAACTACGTCACCGGCATCATCGGCGACGCGGCGGGGTTGAACGTGGCGTTCGCCGGGATGGCGCTGGCGCAGTTGGTGGTGCTGGCGGTGCTGCCCTGGATGCCGCGCCGCGAGCAGGTCGAGCCATCGCCGGCGTCGGCCTGA
- a CDS encoding MFS transporter, protein MITVALGHFASDFSALGPSMLYPILAVRLEMSYGMIGLAALAWALTTSVIQPLFGYIGDRMGRRWLASISPAWIAVWVAVAAFAPSYPLLVVYLVVAAVGVAAFHPQGAAIANEAQGRNTGTNVALFFLGGHAAFAVAPLILGGVLEAGGTDWVPVVLAPVLVVSAFMA, encoded by the coding sequence GTGATCACCGTCGCGCTGGGCCACTTCGCGTCGGACTTCTCCGCCCTGGGGCCGAGCATGCTCTATCCCATCCTGGCCGTGCGGCTGGAGATGTCCTACGGCATGATCGGTCTGGCGGCGCTCGCCTGGGCCTTGACGACCTCGGTGATTCAGCCGCTGTTCGGCTACATCGGCGACCGTATGGGACGGCGCTGGCTCGCATCGATCAGCCCCGCTTGGATTGCGGTATGGGTGGCCGTGGCCGCGTTTGCGCCCAGCTATCCGCTGCTGGTGGTGTACCTGGTGGTGGCTGCCGTCGGCGTCGCGGCATTTCATCCCCAGGGCGCGGCCATTGCCAACGAGGCCCAGGGCCGCAATACCGGAACGAACGTTGCGCTGTTTTTCCTGGGTGGACACGCCGCGTTCGCCGTCGCGCCGCTGATCCTGGGCGGCGTGCTGGAGGCCGGCGGCACCGACTGGGTGCCGGTGGTGCTCGCGCCGGTGCTGGTGGTGTCGGCGTTCATGGCCTAG